The window ATCCGGGACCGCCGCGGCGGTGGCCACCGCACTCGGCCTCGCCACCCTCTCGGCATGTTCCACCGACAGCGCCGCCGCAGGCAACACGGACAAGTTCGACGTCGTCGCGTCGTTCTACCCGATGGCCTTCCTCGCCGAGCAGATCGGCGGGAAGTACGTGCACGTCACCACTCTGACCGAACCCGGCCAGGAGCCGCACGACCTGGAGATCAGCGCCAAGCAGACGGCCGCCCTCCAGGAGTCGGACGCCGTGCTCTACCTCAAGGGCCTGCAGCCCTCCGTCGACGACGCGGTCGCGCAGTCCGAGGTCGGGACGAAGATCGACGCCGCCACGCTGACCGCCATGGAGCACCACGGCAACGAGGTCGGCGGCCACTCGGCCGAGCACGACGACCACGAGAACGAGGAGCTGGAGGGCAAGGACCCCCACCTCTGGCTCGACCCCGTGAAGTACGCCGAGGTCGCCAAGGGTGTCGGCGCCGCCTTCGAGAAGGCCGACCCGGACCACGCGGACACCTACAAGACCAACACCGAGGCCCTGGTCGAGAAGCTGGGCGCGCTCGACGACCAGTTCGAGAACGGTCTGAAGAACACCGACACCAAGGTCTTCATCACCACCCACGCCGCCTTCGGCTACCTCGCCGAGCGCTACGGCCTCACCGAGGAGGCCATCTCCGGCCTCGACCCCGAGTCCGAGCCGAGTGGCGCGCGGGTCAAGGCACTTGAGACCATGGCGAAGGCCGACGGCGTGACCACCGTGTTCTACGAGACACTGGTCAGCGACAAGACCGCGAAGACCATCGCCGCCGACGCGAACCTCAGGACCGACGTCCTCGACCCGATCGAGGGCATCACCGCGAAGTCGCGCGGCAAGGACTACTTCGCGGTGCAGGAAGCCAACCTGAAGGCCCTCCGGACAGCCCTGGGGGCCACATGACCTCGTCGACCATCCGGAGGCAGCAGGCATGACCGAGCCCGTCATCTCGTTGCGCGGCGTCCGCGCCGAACTGGGCTCGCGCACGGTCCTGCGCGGCATCGACCTCACCGTCCACCGCGGTGAGGTCGTCGCGCTGCTCGGCGCCAACGGCTCCGGCAAGTCCACCGCCGTCCGCACGGTGATCGGGCAGGTACCGGTGAGCGACGGCGAGATCGAGCTGTTCGGCACCCCGCGCCGCCGCTTCCGCGACTGGCGGCGCGTCGGGTACGTACCGCAGCGCACGACCGCGGCGGGCGGTGTCCCGGCGACCGTGACGGAGATCGTGGCCTCGGGCCGGCTCTCCCGCACCCGCCTCGGCATCCTGCGCAGGGCCGACCGCGAGGCGATCGGGCGCGCCCTGGAGCTGGTCGGCATGGCGGACCGCGCCAAGGACTCGGTGAACGCCCTCTCCGGCGGCCAGCACCAGCGCGTCCTCATCGCCCGCGCCCTCGCCTGCGAACCCGAGCTGCTGATCATGGACGAGCCGATGGCGGGCGTTGACCTGGCCAGCCAGGAGGTCCTGGCCGCCACCCTGCGCGAGCAGGTCACCAAGGGCACGACGGTGCTGCTGGTCCTCCACGAACTGGGTCCGCTGGAGCCGCTGATCGACCGCGCGGTCGTCCTGCGCGACGGCTGCGTCACCCACGACGGCCCGCCCCCGGAGGCGCTCGGCCAGCACGCCCTGCCCGGCCACGACCACGTCCACCCGCACGCGGCCCCCGGCGTCGAGCCGGTCCGCACCGGCCTGCTGAGCTGAGAAGGCACCCACGATGGACATCCTCGACTACGCCTTCATGCAGCGGGCCCTGCTGGCCGCCGTCCTCGTCGGCATCACCGCCCCCGCCATCGGCATCTACCTCGTCCAGCGCCGCCAGGCCCTCATGGGCGACGGCATCGGCCATGTCGCGATGACCGGCGTCGGCCTCGGCTTCATGCTGTCCTGGTCCCCGGTCTGGACGGCGACGCTCGTGTCCGTGGCCGGTGCCGTGCTGATGGAGCTGATCCGCTGGTACGGCAGGACGCGCGGCGACATCGCGCTCGCCATGCTCTTCTACGGCGGCATGGCGGGCGGTGTGATGCTCATCAACCTCGCGCCCGGCGGCACCAACGCCAACCTGATGTCGTTCCTCTTCGGCTCGCTGTCGACCGTGTCACAGCAGGACATCACCGCGATCTGCGTCCTGGCCGCGTTCGTGATCGTGATGACGCTGGCCCTGCGGCGGCAGCTGTTCGCGGTCAGCCAGGACGAGGAGTTCGCCCGGGTCACCGGCCTGCCGGTGCGCGCGCTGAACCTGCTGACGGCGGTCACGGCGGCCGTCACCGTGACGGTCGCCATGCGCGTCGTCGGCCTGCTGCTGGTCTCCGCGCTGATGGTCGTCCCCGTCGCCGCCGCCCAGCAGCTCACCCGCAGTTTCGCGGCCACCTTCGCGGTCGCCGTCGCCATCGGGGTCTGCGTGACCATCGGCGGCACGGTCACCTCGTACTACCAGGACGTGCCGCCCGGCGCGACCATCGTGCTGCTCGCCATCGCCGCGTTCATGCTGCTCACCGCGCTGGCCACCCCGCTGTCCAGGCGGCGCGCGAAGGCCCTGGAGCCGCCGGCCGGCGACCCGGCGGAGTGCGGGATCGCGCGGACCGGCGCGGCCGAAGGGGCCGTAAGGACCAAGGACACGGTCCCGGCCAGCCGGGCCTCCGTCGAGGGGTCCACGGGCTGACCGGCGTCCGCGGCGACCCGGCCGGCGCGCGCGGGCTGGCACAATGGCCCCGCAAGACCGCTACGTGAGGAGGCAACGGTGACGACCGCCGGACCCGTACGAGGTCGTTCCACCCGGCAGCGGGCGGCCGTGGCCGCGGCTCTCGACGAGGTCGACGAGTTCCGCAGCGCGCAGGAACTCCACGACATGCTCAAGCACAAAGGCGACTCGGTCGGGCTCACCACCGTGTACCGCACGCTCCAGTCCCTCGCCGACGCGGGCGAGGTCGACGTCCTGCGCACCTCCGACGGCGAGTCGGTGTACCGCCGCTGCTCCACCGGCGAGCACCACCACCACCTCGTCTGCCGCGTCTGCGGCAAGGCCGTGGAGGTGGAGGGCCCGGCGGTCGAGAAGTGGGCCGACGCGATCGCGGCGGAACACGGCTTCGTGAACGTGGCCCACACGGTGGAGATCTTCGGCACCTGCGAGGAGTGCGCGGCGAAGATCTCGTGAGGCCGGCCGGGCCGCATCGGTGTCGTAGACGGCGCTGTGCCTCGACACCGGGCGGCAGCCGGCCCTGAAGGCGGTCTCCTTCTCGTTGCAGAGCATCCGGACCAGGTCACGCACCAGCCGCGTGGCCGTGTCCCGCATCTCCCGCATCTCCCTCTCGCCGAGGTTGCCGTACCCGATCTTCGCCATGGCGGCTTCGAGGGCGCGCACCCGGGGCCCGCACTCCCGTCCGCGTGAAGTGAGTTCGACCCTCGCTCGACGCCCTGTCCCACAGCGCGAGGATCGCGTCGCCGTCCGGGGTGTCGGTCGCCGGGCGCGAGCCGTGCCGGGAGACGTTCTCCGTGAACCACACCTCGGCCACCACCCTCGGCTACGGCACGAAGGCCCCGTACGCGCCGCGGCAGGACGCCCGCACGTACCAGAGCGCGCCCAGGGCATCATGGTGGGACCGTTCCGGCATGCGTCGGGGAGAGCCGGGGATCTCCAGCGCTGCGGGCCACAGGCCGAGCGCTCCAGGCCGAGCATCACAGCCGGGCCAGGCCTTCCCGGGCGAGGACGGCCCGCAGCCGGTCGGCGTCGGCGGGGACGCGCAGGCCGTGCTTCGGCAGCACGGTGAAGCGGGGCACCTGGGAGTGCCCGTCGAGCAGGACGAAGGTGTGCGGGGTCTCCGCGTACCGGGACACCTGTGACCAGCGGGCCACCCGCTCGGTGCCCCCGTCGTGCTCCACGGTCACGCCCCAGAGGTCCAGCACCGTGCGGTGGACGCCGAGCGGTGCCGCGCGGCGGTGGAGCCGGCGGGCCTCGACGCGTGGGAGGACCAGCAGCCCGAGGACCGGGGCGGCCGTCATCACCAGCACCTTGGGGTCGGGCACGGCGCCGAGCAGCGTCGGCACCGCCGCCAGGACCAGTCCCAGGGCGCCGGAGACGAGCAGCAGCCCCCTCCCCCACCGGCCGGCCGAGGAGGCACGGGCGGACGCGCGGACCGCCTCGCGGAAGTCCCGGGCCGTCGCCCGGTACTCCAGCTCCACGTTCTCCCCACCGGCCTCGGCCAAGGGTCAGTCCTCCGTCCGGCCCTCCATGGCGAGCAGCTCCTCGTTCGGGATCGCGCCGCCGAAGCGGCGGTCGCGGGAGGCGAACTCCAGGCAGGCCCGCCACAGGTCACGGCGGTCGAAGTCGGGCCACAGCACGTCCTGGAAGACCATCTCGGCGTAGGCGCTCTGCCAGAGCAGGTAGTTGGAGGTGCGCTGTTCCCCGCTGGGGCGCAGGAAGAGGTCGACGTCCGGCATGTCCGGGTAGTAGAGGTACTTCGCGAAGGTCTTCTCGGTGACCTTGGAGGGGTCGAGGCGGCCCGCGCGGATGTCCTCGGCGAGGGCCTGGGCCGCGTCGGCGATCTCGGCGCGGCCGCCGTAGTTCATGCAGAAGTACAGCGTCAGCCGGTCGTTGTCCTTGGTCTGCTCCTGGGCGACCTGGAGTTCCTTGGCGACCGACTTCCACAGCTTGGGCATCCGGCCCACCCAGCGGACCCGGATGCCCAGCGCGTCGAGCTGGTCGCGGGTCTTGCGGATGAAGTCGCGGTTGAAGTTCATGAGGAAGCGGACCTCGTCGGGCGAGCGCTTCCAGTTCTCGGTGGAGAAGGCGTAGAGGGAGATGTTGCGCACGCCGATCTCGACCGAGCCCTGGAGGACGTCCAGCACGCGCTCGGCGCCGACCTTGTGGCCCTCGGTGCGCGGCAGCCCGCGCTCCTTGGCCCAGCGGCCGTTGCCGTCCATGACGATCGCCACGTGCTTGGGGATCAGCTCGCCGGGGAGCTTGGGCGGGCGGGCGCCGGACGGGTGCGGCGTCGGTGCCTCGTACTCGCGGCGCTGACGCCCCAGGAACCCGCGTACCACCATGTGCTTCTCGTCTCCTCTGTGCTGCTCGACCCTGTGGTGCTCGACTGTGTGCTGCTCGACGGCTGTGCCGTGCCGGACGGCCGCGTGCCGCCTACGACTTCTCCACGTACCGCAGGGAGCGCAGGCCGCGCTCCAGGTGCCAGTGCAGATAGGCGGACACCAGCCCGCTGCCCTCCCGCACGTGCCGCGGCTCGCTCGCGTCCGCGGTCTCCCAGTCTCCCGTGAGCAGCGCGGCGAGCAGCCGCAGTGTCTGCGGTGAGGGTACGACGCTGCCGGGCATCCGGCAGTCCACGCAGACCGACCCCCCGGCGGCGACGGAGAAGAAGCGGTTCGGGCCGGGCATGCCGCACTTGGCGCAGTCGCCGAAGCTGGGGGCGTAGCCGTTGACGGCGAGCGAGCGCAGGAGGAAGGCGTCGAGGACGAGGTGCGGCGCGTGCTCGCCGCGGGCGAGGGTGCGCAGCCCGCCGACGAGCAGCAGGTACTGCTGCACGGCGGGCTCGCCCTCGTGGTCCGTGAACCGTTCGGCCGTCTCCAGCATGGCCGTCCCGGCGGTGTAGCGGGCGTAGTCGCTGACGATGCCGCCGCCGTAGGGGGCGATGGTCTCGCTCTGGGTGCACAGGGGCAGCCCGCGTCCGATCAGCTCGCTGCCCCGCGCGAAGAACTGCACGTCCACGTGCGAGAAGGGTTCGAGCCGCGCCCCGAACTTCGACTTGGTCCGCCGCACTCCCCGGGCCACCGCCCGCACCCGCCCATGCCCCCGGGTGAGCAACGTGATGATCCGGTCCGCCTCACCGAGCTTCTGGGTACGCAGCACGACCCCGTCGTCACGGAACAGACTCATCGCCCACCCCCGCAGATCCCCCGCCGGGGGCACGGGGGCCGCCCCCCGCAAGACAGCAGCACGATCCGCTCCGCCGCACCCGGCTTCCGGGTGCGCGGGACGACGGGGTCGTCGCGGAACGGACTCATGCCGCCCATTCTCACCTACGGCCACCCCTTCAAGGGACCTCGCCCCGACTGCGGGCGTTCTCGTACGCGGTCGCCGCGCGCAGCCGTTCTATGGTCGTGGCGGCCCGGACGGCGTCGGGGGCGCAGTCCCACTCCCTTCCGCCGCCGACCGGCCGCAGCTGGACGTAGGGGCCCTCGTGGCCCATGACCCGGCCGACCCTGCCCGTGCGGGTGTCGACCGCGTAGGTGCCGACCGCCGGCTTCTTCCCGTGTCCGCTCACCGCAGGGCCGCCGCCGAAATACCCGGTACCAACAGAACAATTCCTGTCTTTCCGGCTGCCCGCCGCAATTCCTCCACCGCATCCTCCGCCTCTTCGACACGCCCGCCGAGTTCCGCCCGCCGGGCCTTCTCCCACCGCCTTCACGGTGCTCCCCCACACCGTCGGATTTCACTCTTCGCATCCCTCCGGTTACCCCTGGTGCCTAAACTCGGCGGGAGTCTGTCCCGTACAACTACGGGGTGGCGCGAAAGCGTTGGGTCGGGGCCGACGGACCTGGAAGACCAGGGACGAGGCCGGACGCGGTCCTCACAGCATCGTCACAGGTGGTCCTCACATACGAGGGGAATCTCCGCGTTGTCCACCTAAGATTCCCTTTGGTTCCCCCGTTTTCCGACAACTCGCCGACGCATCACGTGTCATGGGAAACCACTCGGCGTACATGAGCGTCGAACACCGCGTGAGCAACCGCTGTCCCGGCGGTCCGAAAGTACGGAAGATGGGGACCCGTGGAGCTGGAATTCCGACTGCTCGGCCCGGTCGAGGCATGGCACGGTGACAGACCCCTGCGGCTGGGCGGGCCGAAGCCGCGCGCGCTGCTGGCCGTACTGCTGCTGAGGGCCGGGCAGGTGGTGCCCGCGGACGCGCTGGTGGACGTGATCTGGGGGGACGAGCCCCCGGACACCGCGCGGGCGCTGGTGCAGACGTATGTGTCGGCGCTGCGCCGGGCCCTGCCGCCCGAGGCGGCGGAGGCGATCGAGACCCGGCCCCCGGGATACGTGATGCGGCCCGGGGTCGGGCGGGTCGATCTGGCGGAGTTCGAGGCCTACACGGCGGACGCGCGGCGGGCCGCCGCCGACGGGGACCACGCGGCGGCGGCCCGGCTGCTGCGACAGGCGCTGGAGCTGTGGCACGGCCCCGCGCTCGGCGGCGTCGGGGACGCGCTGCGCGGTGAGGCCGGACGGCTGGAGGAGGCCCGGCAGGCGGCCCTGGAGGAACGGATCGCCGCCGAGCTGGAGACCGGCGGGCACGAGGCGGAGCTGGTCACGGAGCTGACCTCGCTGGTCGAGGCCCGTCCGACCCGGGAGCGGCCGCGCGGCCAGCTGATGCTGGGGCTGTACCGGCTGGGCCGGCAGGCGGACGCGCTGGCCGTCCACGCGGAGGGCCGGGCCGCGCTCGCCGAGGAACTGGGGCTCGACCCGGGCCCGGAGCTGACCAGGCTGTACGAGGCCATCCTGCGGGCCGACCCGGCCCTGCTCACCGCCACGACGGCCCCCGCCGCCCCGCGGCCCGCCGCCCCCCCCCGGCCGGTGTCGCTCCTGCCGCCCGCCATCGGGGACTTCACCGGCCGGGAGGAGGAACTGGCGGGAGTCGTCGGGGCGTTGCGGGGCGCGCGGGAGGCGATGCCGGTCGTCGTGGTGTCGGGGGCCGCCGGCGTCGGCAAGTCGGCGCTCGCCGTGCAGGCCGCGCACCGGGTGGCGGACGCCTACCCCGACGGGCAGCTCTACGCCGAACTGCACGGCTTCAGCGAGCCCGTACCGCCCGCCGAGGTGCTGGGCCGGCTGCTGCGGGCGCTCGGCGCGGACCCGCCCGAGGACATCGCCGAGCGCGGCGACCTGTTCCGCAGCCTCGTCGCCGGGCGGCGGATCCTGCTGGTCCTGGACGACGCGAACGGCGAGGCCCAGGTACGGCCGCTGCTGCCGGGCAGCGCCACCTGCGGGGTCCTGGTGACCTCACGGGCCCGGCTCGGGGGGCTCGTCGGCGCTCGGCGCACCGACCTGGACGTCCTGGACGACGCGCGCGGCCTGGAACTGCTCACCCGGGTCACCGGCCGGGAACGCACCCCGGACGACCCGCGTGAACAGGCCGCGGCGCGGCGCATCGTCGAGCTGTGCGGCGGGCTGCCGCTGGCCCTGCGGATCGCGGGGGCCCGCCTGGCGACCCGGCGCCACTGGACGCCCAGCGTGCTCGCCGAGCGCCTCGCCGACGAGCACCGCCGCCTGGACGAGCTGTCCGTGGGCGACCTGGAGGTACGGGCCGGTCTCGGCCTCAGCTACCGGGCGCTCGACGAGTGCGCCCGCCGGGTCCTGCGCCGCATCGCCACCCTCGGTTCGGCGGACGTCGCCGTGTGGACGGTGGCCGCGCTCTCCGGCATGTCCGAGGACCGGGCGGAGGAGGTCCTCGAACGCCTCCTGGACGCCCAGCTGATCAACTGCCCCGGCACCGACCAGGTCGGCCAGCCCCGCTACCGCCTGCACGACCTGGTCCGCGTCTACGCGGCCGAACGCGCGGAGACC is drawn from Streptomyces bottropensis ATCC 25435 and contains these coding sequences:
- a CDS encoding metal ABC transporter permease, whose translation is MDILDYAFMQRALLAAVLVGITAPAIGIYLVQRRQALMGDGIGHVAMTGVGLGFMLSWSPVWTATLVSVAGAVLMELIRWYGRTRGDIALAMLFYGGMAGGVMLINLAPGGTNANLMSFLFGSLSTVSQQDITAICVLAAFVIVMTLALRRQLFAVSQDEEFARVTGLPVRALNLLTAVTAAVTVTVAMRVVGLLLVSALMVVPVAAAQQLTRSFAATFAVAVAIGVCVTIGGTVTSYYQDVPPGATIVLLAIAAFMLLTALATPLSRRRAKALEPPAGDPAECGIARTGAAEGAVRTKDTVPASRASVEGSTG
- a CDS encoding metal ABC transporter ATP-binding protein, with product MTEPVISLRGVRAELGSRTVLRGIDLTVHRGEVVALLGANGSGKSTAVRTVIGQVPVSDGEIELFGTPRRRFRDWRRVGYVPQRTTAAGGVPATVTEIVASGRLSRTRLGILRRADREAIGRALELVGMADRAKDSVNALSGGQHQRVLIARALACEPELLIMDEPMAGVDLASQEVLAATLREQVTKGTTVLLVLHELGPLEPLIDRAVVLRDGCVTHDGPPPEALGQHALPGHDHVHPHAAPGVEPVRTGLLS
- a CDS encoding Fur family transcriptional regulator; the protein is MTTAGPVRGRSTRQRAAVAAALDEVDEFRSAQELHDMLKHKGDSVGLTTVYRTLQSLADAGEVDVLRTSDGESVYRRCSTGEHHHHLVCRVCGKAVEVEGPAVEKWADAIAAEHGFVNVAHTVEIFGTCEECAAKIS
- a CDS encoding AfsR/SARP family transcriptional regulator, translating into MELEFRLLGPVEAWHGDRPLRLGGPKPRALLAVLLLRAGQVVPADALVDVIWGDEPPDTARALVQTYVSALRRALPPEAAEAIETRPPGYVMRPGVGRVDLAEFEAYTADARRAAADGDHAAAARLLRQALELWHGPALGGVGDALRGEAGRLEEARQAALEERIAAELETGGHEAELVTELTSLVEARPTRERPRGQLMLGLYRLGRQADALAVHAEGRAALAEELGLDPGPELTRLYEAILRADPALLTATTAPAAPRPAAPPRPVSLLPPAIGDFTGREEELAGVVGALRGAREAMPVVVVSGAAGVGKSALAVQAAHRVADAYPDGQLYAELHGFSEPVPPAEVLGRLLRALGADPPEDIAERGDLFRSLVAGRRILLVLDDANGEAQVRPLLPGSATCGVLVTSRARLGGLVGARRTDLDVLDDARGLELLTRVTGRERTPDDPREQAAARRIVELCGGLPLALRIAGARLATRRHWTPSVLAERLADEHRRLDELSVGDLEVRAGLGLSYRALDECARRVLRRIATLGSADVAVWTVAALSGMSEDRAEEVLERLLDAQLINCPGTDQVGQPRYRLHDLVRVYAAERAETEDPVDDRTAAVGRALGAGLWLMDRVTEKSPSGAVTLRQGFAPKGRGAVTHTAPPRGRGQPQRTGSREPTSAPTPVGERTTRRALEDPFAWFDAEADTLTNAVERAAALGLHTLACEAAAALCSSSFAIKNRFDAWWRSHDAALAAARRAEDRSGEALLIIGLGQLRYEQDRIAESQEYFRTAERVCTELGDVRGRSAALAGLGSACREVGELREAERALTDAAEGFRRIGDDTGVGVACRYGGSVRLELGDQEGAFPLLDESLRAYRRLGSRRGEALALRTLSLVHRSLGAYEEAARVAERALEILREIGDPHMAAYALRARAKARLRLGHVREAEAELREIVEVCRVHEDRFGEALTLRTLGECALADGRLTDAEGLLTASAALWGVLALPLPRARALRNLSVVRAALGDKEGAEALRAEAMTVFDACEARERHEPWPWV
- the recO gene encoding DNA repair protein RecO, whose protein sequence is MSLFRDDGVVLRTQKLGEADRIITLLTRGHGRVRAVARGVRRTKSKFGARLEPFSHVDVQFFARGSELIGRGLPLCTQSETIAPYGGGIVSDYARYTAGTAMLETAERFTDHEGEPAVQQYLLLVGGLRTLARGEHAPHLVLDAFLLRSLAVNGYAPSFGDCAKCGMPGPNRFFSVAAGGSVCVDCRMPGSVVPSPQTLRLLAALLTGDWETADASEPRHVREGSGLVSAYLHWHLERGLRSLRYVEKS
- a CDS encoding metal ABC transporter substrate-binding protein codes for the protein MNVRRRPRPLISGTAAAVATALGLATLSACSTDSAAAGNTDKFDVVASFYPMAFLAEQIGGKYVHVTTLTEPGQEPHDLEISAKQTAALQESDAVLYLKGLQPSVDDAVAQSEVGTKIDAATLTAMEHHGNEVGGHSAEHDDHENEELEGKDPHLWLDPVKYAEVAKGVGAAFEKADPDHADTYKTNTEALVEKLGALDDQFENGLKNTDTKVFITTHAAFGYLAERYGLTEEAISGLDPESEPSGARVKALETMAKADGVTTVFYETLVSDKTAKTIAADANLRTDVLDPIEGITAKSRGKDYFAVQEANLKALRTALGAT
- a CDS encoding YcxB family protein gives rise to the protein MAEAGGENVELEYRATARDFREAVRASARASSAGRWGRGLLLVSGALGLVLAAVPTLLGAVPDPKVLVMTAAPVLGLLVLPRVEARRLHRRAAPLGVHRTVLDLWGVTVEHDGGTERVARWSQVSRYAETPHTFVLLDGHSQVPRFTVLPKHGLRVPADADRLRAVLAREGLARL
- a CDS encoding isoprenyl transferase, which codes for MVVRGFLGRQRREYEAPTPHPSGARPPKLPGELIPKHVAIVMDGNGRWAKERGLPRTEGHKVGAERVLDVLQGSVEIGVRNISLYAFSTENWKRSPDEVRFLMNFNRDFIRKTRDQLDALGIRVRWVGRMPKLWKSVAKELQVAQEQTKDNDRLTLYFCMNYGGRAEIADAAQALAEDIRAGRLDPSKVTEKTFAKYLYYPDMPDVDLFLRPSGEQRTSNYLLWQSAYAEMVFQDVLWPDFDRRDLWRACLEFASRDRRFGGAIPNEELLAMEGRTED